A genomic segment from Longimicrobiaceae bacterium encodes:
- the glgB gene encoding 1,4-alpha-glucan branching protein GlgB, translating into MGSATLQHDVEQIVRGDHRDPFRVLGLHRVSIGGEIRLVARAFIPGVESAAVVDAAGGAVTPMERIHPEGFFEAVFPRGAESFPYRLRTETADGQVAEEADAYAFPSTVSEFDLYLIGEGTHLRLYDVLGAHPCEMDGVAGVRFAVWAPAADRVSVVGDFDAWDGRRFPMRLHPGAGVWEIFIPGMEAGTVYKYEIQTGHAGTFLKADPVAFQAEHRPATGSVVAEINGYEWGDDTWMARRAEAKEECGAFAVYEVHLGSWRRVPEEEDRPLTYRELAHQLADYVSEMGFTHVELLPVMEHPYDPSWGYQVTGYYAPTSRHGGPKDFKYLVDHLHRRGIGVILDWVPAHFPKDAHALRRFDGTALYEHADPRQGEHPDWGTLIFNFGRNEVRNFLIANALFWLDEYHVDGLRVDAVASMLYLDYSRQPGQWVPNRHGGRENLEAIAFLQELNGLVRERLPGALMIAEESTAWPGVTQPPHLGGLGFHLKWNMGWMNDFLRFVEEQPIYRKYHFNLLTFSLMYAFSERFVLPFSHDEVVHLKGSLLAKMPGDDWQKFANLRLALGVMWGHPGKKLLFMGGEIGQWSEWSESRSLDWHLLGGPLHAGIQRFVRDLNALYGAEPAFWEVDFSHEGFEWIDFRDVEQSIVSFLRRGKRPGDELLFVCNFTPVPRHAYRVGVPAEGEYRELLNSDAELYGGSNLGNAGGVASEPVPAQSRPHSISLTLPPLGILVLKREPSGEG; encoded by the coding sequence ATGGGTTCGGCGACACTTCAGCACGACGTAGAGCAGATCGTACGCGGCGACCACCGCGATCCCTTCCGGGTGCTGGGCCTGCACCGCGTCTCCATCGGCGGCGAGATACGGCTGGTGGCGCGCGCGTTCATCCCCGGCGTGGAGAGCGCCGCCGTGGTGGACGCGGCCGGCGGCGCCGTCACGCCCATGGAGCGCATCCACCCGGAAGGCTTCTTCGAGGCCGTCTTCCCCCGCGGGGCGGAGTCGTTCCCGTACCGCCTGCGCACCGAGACGGCGGACGGGCAGGTCGCGGAGGAGGCCGACGCGTACGCGTTCCCGTCCACCGTGAGCGAGTTCGACCTCTACCTCATCGGTGAGGGCACGCACCTGCGGCTGTACGACGTGCTGGGCGCGCATCCGTGCGAGATGGACGGCGTGGCGGGCGTGCGCTTCGCCGTGTGGGCGCCCGCCGCGGACCGCGTGAGCGTGGTGGGCGACTTCGATGCGTGGGACGGGCGGCGCTTCCCCATGCGGCTGCACCCCGGCGCGGGCGTGTGGGAGATCTTCATCCCCGGCATGGAGGCCGGCACCGTCTACAAGTACGAGATACAGACGGGCCACGCCGGCACCTTCCTCAAGGCCGACCCCGTCGCCTTCCAGGCCGAGCACCGCCCCGCCACCGGCTCCGTCGTGGCCGAGATCAATGGCTACGAGTGGGGCGACGACACGTGGATGGCCCGCCGCGCCGAGGCGAAGGAGGAGTGCGGCGCCTTCGCCGTGTACGAGGTGCACCTGGGCTCGTGGCGCCGCGTGCCGGAAGAGGAGGACCGGCCGCTCACCTACCGCGAGCTGGCCCACCAGCTGGCCGACTACGTGAGCGAGATGGGCTTCACGCACGTGGAGCTGCTGCCGGTGATGGAGCACCCGTACGATCCGTCGTGGGGCTACCAGGTCACCGGCTACTACGCGCCCACGTCGCGCCACGGCGGCCCCAAGGACTTCAAGTACCTGGTGGACCACCTGCACCGCCGCGGCATCGGGGTGATCCTGGACTGGGTGCCGGCGCACTTCCCCAAGGACGCACACGCGCTGCGGCGGTTCGACGGCACGGCGCTGTACGAGCACGCCGACCCGCGCCAGGGCGAGCACCCGGACTGGGGCACGCTCATCTTCAACTTCGGGCGCAACGAGGTCCGCAACTTCCTCATCGCCAACGCACTGTTCTGGCTCGACGAGTACCACGTGGACGGGCTGCGGGTAGATGCGGTGGCGTCCATGCTGTACCTGGACTACTCGCGCCAGCCGGGGCAGTGGGTGCCCAACCGCCACGGCGGGCGCGAGAACCTGGAGGCCATCGCCTTCCTGCAGGAGCTGAACGGCCTGGTGCGCGAGCGCCTACCCGGCGCGCTGATGATCGCCGAGGAGTCGACCGCCTGGCCGGGCGTCACGCAGCCGCCGCACCTGGGCGGGCTGGGCTTCCACCTCAAGTGGAACATGGGGTGGATGAACGACTTCCTGCGCTTCGTGGAAGAGCAGCCCATCTACCGGAAGTATCACTTCAACCTGCTCACCTTCTCGCTGATGTACGCCTTCAGCGAGCGCTTCGTGCTGCCTTTCTCGCACGACGAGGTGGTGCACCTGAAGGGCTCGCTGCTCGCCAAGATGCCGGGCGACGACTGGCAGAAGTTCGCCAACCTGCGCCTGGCGCTGGGCGTCATGTGGGGCCACCCCGGCAAGAAGCTGCTGTTCATGGGCGGCGAGATCGGGCAGTGGAGCGAGTGGAGCGAGTCGCGCTCGCTGGACTGGCACCTGCTGGGCGGGCCGCTGCACGCCGGCATACAGCGCTTCGTGCGCGACCTCAACGCGCTCTACGGAGCCGAGCCCGCGTTCTGGGAAGTCGACTTCTCGCACGAGGGGTTCGAGTGGATCGACTTCCGCGACGTGGAGCAGAGCATCGTCTCGTTCCTGCGGCGCGGCAAGCGGCCGGGCGACGAGCTGCTCTTCGTCTGCAACTTCACGCCGGTGCCGCGCCACGCCTACCGCGTGGGCGTGCCCGCCGAGGGCGAGTACCGCGAGCTGCTGAACAGCGACGCGGAGCTGTACGGCGGCAGCAACCTGGGCAACGCAGGCGGCGTCGCGTCCGAGCCCGTGCCGGCCCAGTCGCGTCCGCACTCCATCTCGCTCACCCTGCCCCCGCTCGGCATCCTCGTCCTCAAGCGCGAGCCGAGCGGCGAAGGCTGA
- a CDS encoding response regulator → MNQPFRGSRVAVQTVLLVEDNEDNRMIYSTALRHFGFAVVEAFDGEQGIELAQEHNPAVILMDVTMPGIDGWEATRRIKAIPQTAHIPVIALTARAFGEDRRTAAEAGCDGFLTKPIAPREVVDAVRKALGQPAT, encoded by the coding sequence ATGAACCAGCCTTTCCGGGGGTCGCGCGTGGCAGTGCAGACCGTCCTCCTCGTGGAGGACAACGAAGACAACCGCATGATCTACTCGACGGCGCTTCGCCACTTCGGGTTCGCGGTGGTGGAGGCGTTCGACGGCGAGCAGGGCATCGAGCTGGCGCAGGAGCACAACCCGGCGGTGATCCTGATGGACGTGACCATGCCGGGGATCGACGGGTGGGAGGCCACGCGGCGCATCAAGGCCATTCCGCAGACGGCGCACATCCCCGTGATCGCGCTCACCGCCCGCGCCTTCGGCGAGGACCGCCGCACCGCCGCCGAGGCGGGCTGCGACGGCTTCCTCACCAAGCCCATCGCCCCGCGCGAGGTGGTGGACGCCGTCCGCAAGGCGCTGGGCCAGCCCGCCACCTGA